The genomic region AAAAGCGTACTGGATGTTGAGCACTTCCTGGACCGGCCCCATCATGAACCACAGATAGCCGAATACCGCGAGCATCTGGCCTATACTGAGATCGGAATAAAACACCATCAGCATCGCCAGCGCCCGGAAGATATCGAATCCGAATAAAAAAATCAGAAAACTGAGACGGGTGGCGGCATCGCTTTTCCAGGCGTAAGCCGACGAATAATCCTTGACGTACCTTGCCGATTCGATCAATTGCCGGCAATAATGTTTTTCGCGGTTGCTGGCGCGAATCTGGTGGATCGCTTCAAGCGTTTCGGTCAGGGCTTCCTGGAACACCTGATAAGCCGAATTTTCTTTGTTTTTCAAATCTTTGACGCGAGATCCGGCGACCCGGGTGAAATAAATGACGACCGGGTTCAGCAGCAGAATAAACAAGCCCAGTTGCCAGTGCATCCAGAGTAAAATGACGGCCGTGCCGACGATGGTCAGGCTGGCCACCAGCAGTTTGCTGACGGTATTGCCGATAAAATTGTCGATCGTATCCAGATCGGTCACCAGATGCGTGACGATGGCTCCGGTGCCCAGGCTTTCGTATTCGGACATCGAAATGGTTTGCAGGTGTCCGATCAGGCTTTTGCGGATGCGGAAGATGATGTCCTTGGCAATGCACGAAAAATGCCGGGCCTGGATGATGTTGAAAAGAATCGCGATCAGCCGCAGCAGCAAACTGGCCAGCAGGACCACGGTAATGTAGAGGATCGGCCCGTGCCAGTGGTCGGGAAACCAGGGATTGATGAAACGGATGACGATGCCGGGCTTTTTCAGCAGGACTTCGTCTACCAGGAGCGGCATCAGCAGGGGTACCGGAACGCTGACGACGGTCGCAAGAACGGCGATAAAATGAGAGTATATCAGTACTTTTTTATGCTCTAAGGCGATTTTATAAAAAGTATTCCAGTTGTAAGCAGAGAGGGACGGTTGGGAAGAACGCTGGGCTGGCACGGACATACGAAAAAATGGTTACAAGGCATCAATTATAACTTCGAGCCTTGTCTTTAGAAATAGTTTACCGAGTCCGGCGCGCCGGCTCGGCGGAGGAGCGATGCGGCAATTCGACGATTTTATTATCTGCAACCGGAGCAGGCCTGAAACGTCATGAGAAACTTTGTGCTTGGCGTCGTCTTGACGTGTTTTCCGGTCTTCGTGCCCGCGGCCGTTTCCGCACCGGTTCAGGAACGGCAAAGGCAGGATTTCCTGCTGGCCGAGAAAATGATCTCTTCGGGCGACGACCCGAATTTTTTCAGACTGAGCGCCGGTTTAACCGATTATCCCTTGTATCCTTATCTGCAATACCAGTGGTTAAAGGAGCATTTGGCGCACACCGGAAAAATCCTGGACTTTTTACAGACCTATCGGGAAACCCGCTATGCCGATTTGCTGAGGTCCCGGTGGCTGGTTTATCTGGCCGATCATCAGCGCTGGCAAGAGTTTGTTCAATATTTTAGCGCCGATGGCGACCTGGCTCTCGAATGCCGATGGCATTGGGCCAATTACAATCTCGGCCATCGGGATCAGGCTCTGGCGGAAGCCAGACGGCTATGGAGCCTGGGAGCTTCCCAGCCGCCGGCCTGCGAACCGCTGTTTTCGCTGCTGGTGGTTTCTTCGCAGTTGACTCCCGATCTGATCTGGCAGCGTTTCGAACTGGCGCTTACCGCAGACCGCGTGCCTCTGGCCGATTATTTACGGCGCTTGCTGGACGGCAACGAACGGCAACTGGCCGACGTCTGGATGCGGATACATCAGCAGCCGAAACTCATTCAGAAAAATCCGTTTCCGGACGAAAACGATCCGCGGCTTGGACGGCTCTTTGCCCATGCCGTCGAGCGGCTGGCCAGGACCGATCTCGATCTGGCGGTCGGCATCTGGGATGCGAATAAACAGCATCCCTTGCTCGATAGCCGGACGGTTCAACGAATCGAACGCAATCTGGCTCTGGCGCTGGCGTACAACCATAAGCCGGATGCCTATCGGCGGCTGAATCAATTGCCGGACTCCGACAAGGAGGTCAGGGAATGGAAGGTGAGGGCGGCCTTGCTCGAGCAGGATTGGCGGCGTATTAACGAAGCCCTGTCCGGCCTGGCTCCAGAAGAGCTCAAGGAAACTCGGTGGCAGTATTGGCAGGCGAGGTCGCTGGCCGCCAAAGGGGAGCGGGCCGATGCCGACAATCTCTATCTCAAGCTGGCGGAGGACCGGAGTTTTTACGGTTTTCTGGCGGCGGACGCCGCGGCCAGACCTTATAGTTTGTCCGATAAACCGGTCTCTCCGGCGGCCAATGACATCGAGGCGCTGGCGGCGGCAACCGCTTTCCGGGCAGCCTATGAGCTGAGGTATCTGAATCGGCCGCTGGAAGCCGAGCGGCAGTGGTGGCATGCGGTAAAAAAATTGAACAAGGAGCGGCTGACGGCAGCGGCCAAACTGGCCCAGTCCTGGCACTGGGATTCGGTTGCAATAAAGACTCTGGCCAAGGCCGACTATTGGGACGATCTGGCGCTTCGTTTCCCTCTCGGTTACATGCCGCAAGTTCAGAACAATGCTTACCGTTATCAGCTCGACCCC from Methylosarcina fibrata AML-C10 harbors:
- a CDS encoding transglycosylase SLT domain-containing protein, with the protein product MRNFVLGVVLTCFPVFVPAAVSAPVQERQRQDFLLAEKMISSGDDPNFFRLSAGLTDYPLYPYLQYQWLKEHLAHTGKILDFLQTYRETRYADLLRSRWLVYLADHQRWQEFVQYFSADGDLALECRWHWANYNLGHRDQALAEARRLWSLGASQPPACEPLFSLLVVSSQLTPDLIWQRFELALTADRVPLADYLRRLLDGNERQLADVWMRIHQQPKLIQKNPFPDENDPRLGRLFAHAVERLARTDLDLAVGIWDANKQHPLLDSRTVQRIERNLALALAYNHKPDAYRRLNQLPDSDKEVREWKVRAALLEQDWRRINEALSGLAPEELKETRWQYWQARSLAAKGERADADNLYLKLAEDRSFYGFLAADAAARPYSLSDKPVSPAANDIEALAAATAFRAAYELRYLNRPLEAERQWWHAVKKLNKERLTAAAKLAQSWHWDSVAIKTLAKADYWDDLALRFPLGYMPQVQNNAYRYQLDPAVVLGLMRQESMLDSNALSPVGARGLMQLMPKTGRQIAQELKERWSSENSLFNPDVNISYGAYYYKSLLNRYNGHAALATAAYNAGPARVAKWLPQAGPMAADVWIETIPYKETRKYVISVLSYVIIYQHRMQEDALKMKDFMRDIPPG
- a CDS encoding ABC transporter ATP-binding protein yields the protein MSVPAQRSSQPSLSAYNWNTFYKIALEHKKVLIYSHFIAVLATVVSVPVPLLMPLLVDEVLLKKPGIVIRFINPWFPDHWHGPILYITVVLLASLLLRLIAILFNIIQARHFSCIAKDIIFRIRKSLIGHLQTISMSEYESLGTGAIVTHLVTDLDTIDNFIGNTVSKLLVASLTIVGTAVILLWMHWQLGLFILLLNPVVIYFTRVAGSRVKDLKNKENSAYQVFQEALTETLEAIHQIRASNREKHYCRQLIESARYVKDYSSAYAWKSDAATRLSFLIFLFGFDIFRALAMLMVFYSDLSIGQMLAVFGYLWFMMGPVQEVLNIQYAFYAAKAALARINKLRVLKQEPHYPHLENPFLDKKTVSIRIEDLHFSYGEESVLNGIQLKINAGEKVALVGASGGGKSTLIQTLIGLYPPTAGKIYFDEVAIERIGLEVVRENVVTVLQHPILFNDTIRANLTLGRDATDEQLWEALAIAQMDRIVRDLDKGLDTVVGRHGMRLSGGQRQRMAIARMIVADPKVVILDEATSALDSETEHKLHLALGGFLQGRTTLIIAHRLSAVKQADHVYVFEGGRICEQGQHETLIAQNGLYAKLYGEYQ